CGATCAAGGGTCCGCTCGGTCTGTTGCGACAACAGCTTCTCGACCCCGCGCTGTCGGTCGATGCGCACACGCGCGAGGCACTGATCGAGCAGGTCGAGCGCCTGCACCGTCTCGCCGAGCGCCAGCTCAAACGCGCGCGCCTTGCGGGTGCCGGCGGTGCCGGACTGCGCTTCGACCCGGACGAAGAGCTGCCGACCCTCGCTCGACTCCTCGGCCGCATCCACGCCCCGAAGGTCCTCGACATCCAGGTCGATATCCGCACCTCCGGCCCGCTCAATGCCGACCGGGAGGATATGCTGGAGCTGCTCGGCAACCTGCTCGACAATGCCTGCAAATGGGCCAACACGCGGGTAAGGTGCAGCCTGCTGACGGAGGGTAAGGCACTGGTCTTCAGGGTTGAAGACGACGGGCCCGGCTGCTCCGACACCGAGATCGCCGACATCACCGGTCGAGGCGTGCGTCTCGACGAGGAGGTCAGCGGCCACGGACTCGGCTTGGCGATCGCCAAGGAGATCGTCGAGAGCTACCGCGGGCGCATCGCCTTCGGTCGCTCGTCCGCGCTCGGCGGCTTGTGCGTAGAGGTCAGTTTGCCGGTGAGTGAATGATGCCTCGACGGCGCGACAATTCCGTCGACGCCGCCGACAGACGTCGGATACCCAACGGCCATTGCGACCCCAAACCATGGAGCAACCTGAGCCCAACGTCGTACGCGTGATGTATAACGAGACCGTCGATCCAGTGTCCATCGTGACGGCATACTTTGACGACGAGGTGACCGATCTATGAAGCTCGAATTCGATCCCGCGGCGGATGCCGCCTATTTCGAGATCTCCCCGGCGGAAGTCGCAACGACCAAAGCAATCGAGCCAGGGATCATCGCTGACTATGACGCCGACGGGCACTTAGTTGGGATCGAAATCCTGTCCGTGAGCAAGCGTGCTCGACCGCAACCTTTGGACCAGGTCGCCTAGATGGGCCGGTCGGCCGAGGTTCATGATCTGGTTGTCCCAACGCAACGCGAAGCACGAGTGAGAAAAAAGGGTCGGGGAAAAGCGACCGGTTTCGAGAGCACATCGAGGCGGCGCTGGAAAAATGCTTCGGGAGGACGCAGCGGGGACGGCCAAAAAACCGGTCCACACACCGCACGAAACGCCTGACGCAAACGGCCAGCAGAGCAGCTTCAAGGACTCTGATCATATCGGCGAAGGGCTCCGACCCTTTTTCGCGTTTTCGAGATCCTGCAGGATGGACCCCCCGTAGGCGTGCTCCGCCTTCGCGACCGCTTCTCGCAGTAGGCCCAGGGGTGGGCTCATCATTGCCAAATCGATCAGGTCGCGGCTGAACGTGGCATCGTCGGCCCAGCGATCGGAGTTGGCCAGAAGCTTGCCGGTGACCATGTCTAGCGGAGTCAAGGTCGCAATGCCGCAGACCTCGTCGCTCGGGGTCGGCGCGGCCAACTCCACGCGCCCTTCCAAGACGATCTCGAATTTGATCGGCTCCTCCCCGACCAGCAGCGCTGTCCTAATGCCATACTGATCGGCCCGCAACTCTCGCGCTTCCTTCAAAGGTATCGCGTCTCGACGACCAATCGCTGCGATGCCGCGAGGTCCGGTGAGCAATTGGCGCAAGGTGCGATAGCCGGCGAGATCCGAAACCATGAAATCGATGTCGACCGACTCGCGATACTCTCCGTAACGCAGCGCGATTAGGGTGCCTCCGCCGAACAGGCACTTGTTCTCTCTCAACAGGGGTCCATCGAGCGCGGACAACACCTGCGCGACGCGTTGGTGATGTGGCCGCTCAAACAAGGCTATGCGGCTCCCCGAGCGCACGGCATAGCGCATCGATCAGTTCCCGTTCGCGTGGCTCCAACGCGTCGAGGTCCAGATGGCGCCGGTTGCGCTCGTAGATCCCCAGTGCCTCGACGGGCGTCAAAGCGTCCGTTCCATGAATTTGCCAAGCCAGACGCTTGAGTTGTGGATAGTCCTGGAGCCGAATGCGAACTGGAATCCAGCCTGGTTTCGCGTGGTCACCGACGGCGGCGGCCGGTTGATCCGGCGCGAGGATGCCGAAATCCAGACCCAATGCCACGATGGCGTTCAGATAGGCACCGATCGTAACCGCAGGCTCGCCTTTTTCGATTCGATGCAGCGTGACCCGCGACATCCCGGCAGCCTCGGCCGCTACCGTGGCACTCACGCCGAGCGCTTTGCGGCGCACACGAATCTGCTCACCAAGCACCTTGAGCTTAGCGGTCGCAGCAGCGCTGGTTAGGGGAGGTCGAGCGGGCATAATGTTTCCCATTCTAGGCAAATAGTCCCTACTGTCAAGAATGAGAAACGCTTTGATGACCCGGAGGGCTTGCGAGTTCCCGCATAAGTCGGGCGCTTTGGTTCGCACGCGAGATGGACGCGGACGTGTGTCGGGGTCGCCCATCTCCTCCGCCATCCGCGCCAGGTACCGGGACGGCTTACCGAATTCCCTTCTCGGTCTCGGCATGCTGCCGGGGAGCAAGGAAACATTCCGCGCCAACACTTGAGCCTCGCTCGCTGAGTTAATAGATCCCCTTCTTCTCTTCTTCCTCTCGGGCGAACTCGGGAATTAAGTAAACTGTCCCCGGATCTGGCAGACATAGCCACGCGAGCGAACAGCGCGGCAGAATAAGAAGAACCTCGGGCTGGGAGGCGGCAGTGTACATTTCAGAATTCTACGCGAGCGGCTTCCGGTGTTTCGATCCGACTGCCCCGTTGCAGTTGAAGCTCTCGCCTGGTCTCAATATCCTCGTGGGGCCAAACGACGCCGGCAAGAGCGCGATCATCGATGCTGCCCGCTATGTCCTATGGACACGCGGCGACGATTACATCCGCCCCGACGAACACGACTTCCATGTCGGCGGGGACGGCATCCGTGGATGCGACTTCCTCGTTCGCTGCACCTTCGACAACCTCAGCCCGGACGAAGAAGCCCGCTTTCTCGAATGGTGCACCAACGAAAAGGGAAACCTTCGCCTGCACGTTTGCATGCGCGGCGCCCGGCGTGTCTCACCAGGCGGCGGCAATGTCATCTCCAGCCAGCACCGCGCTGGTGCCGAGGGCGAAGGCCTGCCGCTCGACGGCGAGCTGCGCGAGTATTTGAAGGCCACCTATCTCAAGCCTCTGCGGGACGCCGAGCGCGAGATGCGCGCGGGCCGCCGATCGCGCCTGTCGCGCATTCTCGGCGCCATGCCCACGATGGGATCCCAGAGCAAGCCGGCGGCCCCGGGCGCCAACGCGACACTCCACGACACGCTGGCTGCCGCGGACACGGCGGTCCGCTCGAACACCGTCGTAGGAGGCGTCGCCAGCAGCGTGAACACCGATTTTCTCGACAAACTGTCGTTCGTGGATGATCGCCTCGTGGCGACACTGGACCTAGGCGCGGGCGGGTCATTCGATCAGATCCTCGAACGGTTTGAGCTCTACCTCAACGCCAGGGCAGGCACCGAGCGAGTACAGCGCGGGTTGGGCTACAACAACCTGCTATTCATGGCGGCTGAGCTGCTGTTGCTTCAGTCGCATCCCGATCAGATCCCGTTCCTGCTGATAGAGGAGCCGGAAGCGCATCTACATCCTCAGCACCAGACGCTGTTCATGGAGGTGCTCGCAGCCCGCGCTGCCAAACCAGATCCCGAAAAAGGAGAGACCCATCAGCAGGTGCAGGTCCTGCTCACGACTCATAGTCCGCAGCTCGCGGCCGGTGCCGAGCTTGAGACCATGACGCTGATCGTCGGTCACCGCGCCTTTCCGCTGGGCATGGCCCATACCCGGCTCGAAGCGGACGACTATGAGTTCCTTCGTCGGTTCCTCGACGCAACCAAAGCCAACCTGTTCTTCGCCCGCGCGCTGATTGTGGTCGAGGGCGACGGGGAGCACTTGTTGCTGCCCCCGATCGCCGAGAAGCTTGGACTCCCACTCAGCGGCCACGGCGTGTCGATCGTCAATGTTGGTCACCGCGGTCTGTTCCGATACAGCCGGATTCTGCAGCGTAAAGCTGGGAACGCGATCGCGGTGCCCGTGGCACTGATCCCCGATAGGGACATCCCGCCGCCCGAGGCGAAAGACCTCGTCGGCGACCGCAAGACGGAGAACGAGCTGACCCCAGATGAGATCGCAGCACGACTGAAGACGCTGCGGCGCGACGTCGGGGACCCCGTCGACGCTTTCATCGCCGATTGCTGGACGCTCGAGTTCGATCTCGCGCTCCGGCCCGAGCTTGCCGAGAGCGTTCACCAGGCGGTTCAGCTCGCAAAGACAAGCAGTCGCAAGCCCGAGCGACTTGCCAAGATCTTGGAGACGGCCAGCGCGACCTACGCAGGCTGGAAAGAGGCTGGGCTCTCTGCGACCGAGATCGCCGTCAAGATCTATAAACCTGTCCATAACAAAGAGGCTTCTAAGGCCGCGGTCGCTGAGCAACTTGCCGCAATACTGCGTAAACGCTCCGATACGCCGGAGCAGATGCGCGATCGGCTCCCGCCATATCTGGTGCGAGCGATCGACTACGTGACGGGTGGCTATATCCCCGGTGCGCCGGCGCCCGCTCCCGAGCCGGAGGCGGAAGTCGAAGAGATCGGGGTCGCCGGGATGGAAGACGCGGCCGCGGCGGAGGTGTAGCGCCATGTTCGAAATCCTGCCGCTCACACCTGAACTGCTCGCCGAACTTGGCGACGAGCTGGGCGGCTGCGATTTCACCGATCCGAGCCAGATCGACTTCCTTGCGAAGGCTACTCCATGTGACGTCCAGGCGGCGCCCGGCAACGGCAAGACGACGCTGCTGGCGGCGAAGCTCGCGCTACTTTCGCGCAACTGGACGACCCGCAGGCGGGGCGTCTGCGTCATCTCGCACACCAATGCCGCGCGAACGGAGGTCGAAGACTTGATCGCGCGTCATCCGACCGCGGCGCGGCTGATGGCCTATCCTCATTTCACCGGCACGGTCACGGCTTTCATCAACCAGTATCTCGCCTTGCCCTATCTTCGAGGCATGGGCTGGCACGTGCGCCAGATTGACGACGATGCCTTCGCGGCCGAGGCGTTGCGGCGTTATCCGTCGTTCTGGGCATTGAAGAAGCAAGCAGAGAGGGCTAGCGCAACTGTAGTCAAATGGGTTGGCAATCTCACACTCGACCCAGCCTTTGATGACGTAAGGGATGAACCCGCAAGCCTGACAGTGCAGCGGCAAAAGGGCCAGCACGGTGCTGATACAAATTGCGGCAAGGCATTAGCAAAGCTCAAGGCTTCGATGGTCAAGAGCGGGCTCTATCGCTACGCCGACATGACCGCGCTTGCATGGCGTGCGCTCCGAGAAAACCCGGCTCTGGCCGAGCGGCTTCGCGATCGCTTCCCGCTCGTCATTCTTGATGAGGCGCAGGACACCTATGGCGACCAGCTCCGGCTACTGGAGCACGTCTTCAAGCAGGACGGGGCGGCGTTCCAACGCCTCGGGGACAGCAATCAAACGCTCTATGAGGACGATGGAGCAGCGCCGGCCTATTGGGCGCCGGGTCCCGGTTGTATCCCTCTTGATACGAGTCGCAGGTTCGGTGGGGAGATCGCCGGTTTTGCAAGCCGGCTGACCGCGCGACAGGCTCAGACAATCGTAGGACTGGGCGCTCGGCCGGCGTCGCGGGTGATGTTCCTTTTCGATGAAGCTACGATCGGACGGGTTTTCGGAGCCTTCGCTGAAGAGGCACGAGCGCTGTGGGGCAGTGATTGCAGCACGCGCGACGTCTGGGCGGTCGCGTCGCGTCACAATCCGGCCAGCAAAAAAGGGGCGTGGCGGCCGAAGAGTCTCGTCGACTACCATCCCGCGTATCGCAGCGAAGGCGGATCTCGATCGAAAGCGAACCTCCTTTGCCGGCAGCTTCAGAAGGCTGCGGTCCACCACGCCTCGGCGCGACCGCCCGCAGAGGTCAGTGAGATGCTCGCCGCGGGCGTGTCTGGACTGGCGCGGGCTCATGGTTGGAAAACAGCGAATGATCGTCCGATCACCGCGCAAAACGTCTGGGCGGCACTAGCGCATCGCGACCTCGCGTTGCCACGCACCATACGACGACTGCTGCGGGACCATGTGCTTGTCGGCGATACGGTGTGGCAAGAGTCGGCATGGCGGGCGTTCGGGGAAGCATTGCTTCCGCTCTTCAGTCCGGCTCCTCAGGGCGCCGAGGGCGACATCGCGGATTTTTGCATCTTTGTCGATGAGCAGAAGGCCGATCTTGCCGACCCCGAGCGCCGCTCCACGAAACAGGTTCAATTCGACGATCTCACATTGCGGCTGGGGTCGATCCACTCGGTCAAGGGCAAGAGCGTAGACGGAATTCTCGTTGTCGAGAGCGAGGTATGGAAAGGCAGCAGCGCAGACAAGCAATGCATCGACCTGACCGCGGTGCTTCCACACGCGTTCGGCGTGACCGACGAGCTCTTTACGGGGGTAAGGCTCACCGCCGCGACAAACGTCTTCGTAGGCGTAACCAGGCCGCGCGAGTTGCTAGGCCTCGCGCTGCGCAAATCCGAAGCAACGGTTCTGATGGGCCCCGCCGTGGATCAAGGGTGGAAAGTCGTCGACCTGGTCGCCCAGGCTGCAGAGCTGAAGGAATGAGCGGGCCCGTGTCGAAGGTCGGACTGGGCACGTCGAGCAAGCTCATTGGTTTGACCAAGCATGCGAAGCACCGCCACGTGCCAAGCCCGATCTCTCTGCATTTCGTCGCGCCACCGGCCCAACTGATGCAGTATCACATAGGCGGGAGTTCCACCCGCTAGAACACGCGGACTTGCCAGGCTGCTATGACCGCTTTTTTTAGCGATTTAAGCAACCTCACTCATGGGGCGAACCCGTGGCGGCGGGAGCGCCCGACCCTCCGCTTTGAAATGTTCTACGACATCCTGTACGACGTCGCAAAGCTCCCCATAGAGAGCGATGGGATCGTCACCATGTATGCCGGTAATTAGATCAGGGCACTTTCCAATGTACACTTGATCCTCATCACTCCACTCCACCCATTTGTGGTATTTGTCGAAATCTTTCATTTGCTCACCATGTCGATTGCCTGCGCGACCTGCTTTTCTTGGTAGCGTTTTGCATCGTCACCGGTCTTGCCGCTTACGGTTACCGCACCTGCATACTTTGGATGGACAAGTTTTCGGTGGGAGCCTTTGCCTGCGCCAGGTATCTCTTCGAAGCCTGCATCCCTGAGGGCCGCCAAGAGGTCACGAATTTTCTGGGGCATCGATTCGCCTTTCTATTTCGTGAATTCAACGCGTTCTAGGTTGGCATGGGCCACGTCCGGCCTAGACTGAGACGGGCCACCCGAGCGCTTGCGACAGGTCTCGAGCCGGTCTCAAGTGGTCGGTTGGGAGTTTCGCCATTCGGTGGACGCGGTGCAACTGCTGCTTGTTGACGTTGCGCACGTTTTAAGCCGGGATGGCGACGTTGCGGTTCGCTGCCGCGCACCACAACCTAAGCGCTGTCGGCAGTCAAATGAGGGTGAAGCCACGGCGCGCCTCGATCGGTTGACGCGGGAACCGGATCGCTCAAGCCAAGCGCCCGATGCCCCCGCGCTCAGGCCCCAACGAAAAGCCGGGGCTCATCAGGGCCTTGAGACCGCGGCCTCGATGCGCTTGGCGATCCACTGATTCAGGCTCAACCCTTCGGCTTCGGCTCGCGCGGCGGCGCGACGATGGACCTCGGGCGTTAGCCGGAGCGGTATCCTGCCTTTGAAGGTGCGGTCGGGCTGCTCACCACGTTCCGCACAGAAGGCGAGGTAATCGTCAATGCTGTCGCGAAAGGCCTGCTCGACCTCGCGATAGGTCTCACCCTCGAACGTGATGACGTCCCTAAGCCCGACCACTCGCCCGATGAACGCGCCCTCGTCCGGCTCGACGGTTCCCACATAACCCTTATATTCAAGCATCGTCGTGCTCCCCGGCGGGTGTTATTCCCGCCGCTTCGAGGAATTCCCGTACGGACCGCACGGCCCCGCGCTTCGCCTGTGGACTCGGGTGCGGGCGGTGAAACACCGCGCGGACACCCTTGAGAGCAACCCGCACTCGGCTTCCGGCGCCTTCACTGACCTCGGCGCCAAGCGCCCGCAAGAGTGCCTCGATCTCGCTCCATCGGATGTCCGCGGGAACGGGGTCCGTGAAGATCCGGGACAAGATCAGTCGCTGGCGTCGGTTCATCTGCCAACGATATCAGATCGCCATATCACGTCTAAACCACATTTGGATTCAGCACCGATTCAGTTTGACCCCCTAATCTCTCCCTCGTGCCCACCTCATGCAGGTCGCGATCGGAGCCATGTCTCGTCCCCTTCTCATCATCCCGTTGATCGGTCTGCTGCTGACCGGTGCCGGCAGTGCCGCGTCGACGACCCTCGCCGAGGCGATCGGCGCCGCGCTGGCGCTTGCCGAGCAGACGCCGCGGGTGACGGCCGCCCGGCAGGAGGCGGATGCGATCCGCGCGCAGGCGGGGAGTCTCGTCGCGCAGGATCCCGCGCTGCGGGTGAAATATCTGTCCGATGAATTGACCGAGGGTGGCGGGGCGAATGAATGGGAGGCGATGTTGGATCTCCCGCTCTGGCTACCGGGTCAGCGCGGTGCCCGCCAAGCCGTCGCCGGCGCGGTCGACAGCCAAGCCGGGACGCTGGAACGTCTGCTGCGCTGGGAGATGG
The sequence above is drawn from the Thiocapsa rosea genome and encodes:
- a CDS encoding DUF2283 domain-containing protein, with product MKLEFDPAADAAYFEISPAEVATTKAIEPGIIADYDADGHLVGIEILSVSKRARPQPLDQVA
- a CDS encoding nucleotidyl transferase AbiEii/AbiGii toxin family protein — its product is MFERPHHQRVAQVLSALDGPLLRENKCLFGGGTLIALRYGEYRESVDIDFMVSDLAGYRTLRQLLTGPRGIAAIGRRDAIPLKEARELRADQYGIRTALLVGEEPIKFEIVLEGRVELAAPTPSDEVCGIATLTPLDMVTGKLLANSDRWADDATFSRDLIDLAMMSPPLGLLREAVAKAEHAYGGSILQDLENAKKGRSPSPI
- a CDS encoding helix-turn-helix domain-containing protein, which translates into the protein MPARPPLTSAAATAKLKVLGEQIRVRRKALGVSATVAAEAAGMSRVTLHRIEKGEPAVTIGAYLNAIVALGLDFGILAPDQPAAAVGDHAKPGWIPVRIRLQDYPQLKRLAWQIHGTDALTPVEALGIYERNRRHLDLDALEPRERELIDALCRALGEPHSLV
- a CDS encoding ATP-dependent nuclease, which gives rise to MYISEFYASGFRCFDPTAPLQLKLSPGLNILVGPNDAGKSAIIDAARYVLWTRGDDYIRPDEHDFHVGGDGIRGCDFLVRCTFDNLSPDEEARFLEWCTNEKGNLRLHVCMRGARRVSPGGGNVISSQHRAGAEGEGLPLDGELREYLKATYLKPLRDAEREMRAGRRSRLSRILGAMPTMGSQSKPAAPGANATLHDTLAAADTAVRSNTVVGGVASSVNTDFLDKLSFVDDRLVATLDLGAGGSFDQILERFELYLNARAGTERVQRGLGYNNLLFMAAELLLLQSHPDQIPFLLIEEPEAHLHPQHQTLFMEVLAARAAKPDPEKGETHQQVQVLLTTHSPQLAAGAELETMTLIVGHRAFPLGMAHTRLEADDYEFLRRFLDATKANLFFARALIVVEGDGEHLLLPPIAEKLGLPLSGHGVSIVNVGHRGLFRYSRILQRKAGNAIAVPVALIPDRDIPPPEAKDLVGDRKTENELTPDEIAARLKTLRRDVGDPVDAFIADCWTLEFDLALRPELAESVHQAVQLAKTSSRKPERLAKILETASATYAGWKEAGLSATEIAVKIYKPVHNKEASKAAVAEQLAAILRKRSDTPEQMRDRLPPYLVRAIDYVTGGYIPGAPAPAPEPEAEVEEIGVAGMEDAAAAEV
- a CDS encoding UvrD-helicase domain-containing protein, whose protein sequence is MFEILPLTPELLAELGDELGGCDFTDPSQIDFLAKATPCDVQAAPGNGKTTLLAAKLALLSRNWTTRRRGVCVISHTNAARTEVEDLIARHPTAARLMAYPHFTGTVTAFINQYLALPYLRGMGWHVRQIDDDAFAAEALRRYPSFWALKKQAERASATVVKWVGNLTLDPAFDDVRDEPASLTVQRQKGQHGADTNCGKALAKLKASMVKSGLYRYADMTALAWRALRENPALAERLRDRFPLVILDEAQDTYGDQLRLLEHVFKQDGAAFQRLGDSNQTLYEDDGAAPAYWAPGPGCIPLDTSRRFGGEIAGFASRLTARQAQTIVGLGARPASRVMFLFDEATIGRVFGAFAEEARALWGSDCSTRDVWAVASRHNPASKKGAWRPKSLVDYHPAYRSEGGSRSKANLLCRQLQKAAVHHASARPPAEVSEMLAAGVSGLARAHGWKTANDRPITAQNVWAALAHRDLALPRTIRRLLRDHVLVGDTVWQESAWRAFGEALLPLFSPAPQGAEGDIADFCIFVDEQKADLADPERRSTKQVQFDDLTLRLGSIHSVKGKSVDGILVVESEVWKGSSADKQCIDLTAVLPHAFGVTDELFTGVRLTAATNVFVGVTRPRELLGLALRKSEATVLMGPAVDQGWKVVDLVAQAAELKE
- a CDS encoding type II toxin-antitoxin system HicA family toxin, coding for MPQKIRDLLAALRDAGFEEIPGAGKGSHRKLVHPKYAGAVTVSGKTGDDAKRYQEKQVAQAIDMVSK
- a CDS encoding type II toxin-antitoxin system HicB family antitoxin yields the protein MLEYKGYVGTVEPDEGAFIGRVVGLRDVITFEGETYREVEQAFRDSIDDYLAFCAERGEQPDRTFKGRIPLRLTPEVHRRAAARAEAEGLSLNQWIAKRIEAAVSRP
- a CDS encoding type II toxin-antitoxin system HicA family toxin translates to MNRRQRLILSRIFTDPVPADIRWSEIEALLRALGAEVSEGAGSRVRVALKGVRAVFHRPHPSPQAKRGAVRSVREFLEAAGITPAGEHDDA